Proteins found in one Mytilus edulis chromosome 2, xbMytEdul2.2, whole genome shotgun sequence genomic segment:
- the LOC139512820 gene encoding tRNA N(3)-cytidine methyltransferase METTL6-like: MCEESNKKPFPFQISSVCPRNLTEAEKIKLEKDKNVISEFKQNKLENEAQKNWDLFYKRNTTKFFKDRHWTKREFSDLFYEEDEQTEDCKTILEVGCGVGNFLFPLLEEFKKLNFYACDFSIRAVQFVKENSLYNPDRCHAFQCDITCDDLCKEIPPDSVDAVSMIFVLSAIHPDKMVAALKNILKILKPGGCILFRDYGLYDHAMLRFGPGHKLCENFYVRQDGTRAYYFKTDELTLLMESAGYSCGNCEYIQRETVNKKEGLCVPRIFVQAKFIKNIADKVNSSQPIEVNKTGECTTGDKQEETITSKGEGKNTNNQETVVLDNCCNIQDTIEVIKS, translated from the exons ATGTGTGAGGAATCCAATAAGAAACCTTTTCCATTTCAAATATCTTCAGTATGCCCAAGGAATTTGACAGAggcagaaaaaataaaattagaaaaggACAAGAATGTTATATCAGAATTTAAACAGAATAAGTTAGAAAATGAAGCCCAGAAAAACTgggatttgttttataaaaggaATACAACGAAGTTTTTCAAAGATAGACATTGGACTAAGCGTGAATTTAGTGATTTGTTTTATGAAGAAGATGAACAG ACAGAAGACTGCAAAACTATTTTGGAGGTTGGTTGTGGAGTGGGCAATTTTCTTTTCCCTTTATTGGaagaatttaaaaagttaaactTTTATGCCTGTGATTTTTCAATAAGAGCTGTGCAGTTTGTAAAG GAGAATAGTTTGTATAATCCTGATCGATGCCATGCCTTTCAGTGTGATATCACATGTGATGATCTGTGTAAAGAAATACCACCAGACAGTGTTGATGCTGTGTCCATGATATTTGTTTTGTCAGCCATTCATCCAGATAAAATGGTGGCAGCTCTTAAGAATATTTTGAAG ATATTAAAACCAGGAGGTTGTATTTTGTTTAGAGATTATGGTTTATACGACCATGCCATGTTAAGATTTGGTCCAGGCCACAAGTTATGTGAGAACTTTTATGTACGCCAAGATGGTACAAGGGCTTACTATTTCAAAACAG ATGAATTAACATTACTTATGGAATCAGCTGGCTATAGTTGTGGGAATTGTGAATATATCCAAAGAGAGACTGTGAATAAGAAGGAAGGATTGTGTGTTCCACGGATATTTGTTCAGGCAAAGTTCATCAAAAATATAGCTGACAAAGTGAACTCATCACAACCTATTGAAGTAAACAAGACAGGTGAATGTACTACTGGCGATAAACAAGAAGAAACCATCACAAGTAAAGGAGAGGGCAAAAATACAAACAATCAAGAAACTGTGGTTTTAGATAACTGTTGTAATATACAAGATACAATTGAAGTTATTAAAAGTTGa